Within Conger conger chromosome 3, fConCon1.1, whole genome shotgun sequence, the genomic segment GCAGATGTGGTTCCAAGATTAACAGGGCTGACTTTGTCATAAGGTAGGAACACTTGGATTATTGCACAAGTTTTAGGTTCCTTTcatatgaaattaataaaaaatgctcTTCGCCCCACtgattttttacaaataatggCAATGCTTCAGTGGCTTCAGaatgtattcagaccccttgacttgtgcacactttattgtgttgtgtgttcaaaactggccatcaatctacactcaataacccattatgacaaaatgaaatgctaatttaatgctaatttgctaatttattcaaaattaaaaactgaaatctttcattcacataagcattcagaccctttgctgtggcactcccaATTGTGGTCCGGGGTATccagtttgctttaattatccttcaGATGTGTCTTGAACTTGATTGATTtcacatagtttagaaaggcacacatcaGTGTAAATCAGgccccacaattcacactgcaagtaaggacaaaaaccaagccaggAAGTccaggaactctctgtagacctccgcAAGAAAATTGTGGCAAGGTATACATGTAGATCAGGGCAAgagtattaaataatttccaaagctttgagtgttcccaggagaaTAATGGCCTCACTAATTGTGAAatagaagtttggaaccaccaggtaTTCTTAGAGTTGGCTGTtcggccaaactgagtaaccgggcaagtAGGGCCCAACCAGGTCaaaccagtcagcccaggtcggctcatgtcaccccgcttctcattggcctccactggcttcccattgccgcacgcatccgtttcaaggccctagtgttggcatttcaggctgctaaggggactgccccaccttacatacaatccctgatcactccctactccccagctagaccactccggtctgccagctctggtcggcttacggttccctctctacgtgcacctggcggtcgagctgcacgttcacgcctgttttccgttctggttcctcagtggtggaatgacttgcctaccactgtcaaaacagcagaatccctccccctatttcgacgcagactcaaactctaccttagtcctccctcctgatttcccctgcccctcctttctgatatccctatccttgtctaacccccccccccccccccccaaaaaaaaaaaaaaaaaaaaaaaaaaaaatgcacttctgatgacaactatgtttagaacagcatttcctgtgtattttgctagtttctggatgtgatgctctgacttatggtagaacctatgcacttgtaagtcgctttggattaaaagcgtctgccaaatgactaaaatgtaaatgtaaaatgtagggccttggtcagggaggtgtccccagcagagatgggagaacctgccggaaggatgGCCATCTCTTCATctatcaggcctttatggtagataAAGAGGCTAGACTGAAGCccctcttgagtaaaaggcatatgaaaGCCTGTGTGGAATTTGCCAAACAgttaaaggactctgagaggATGAATGCAGcgaaatacagagaggtccttgaagaaacctgctccagagtgcacgcaACCTCAGAATTTGGCAaaggttcacctttcagcacgacaatgacccgaagcatacagccaagacaatgctggagtgggACAaatctctgactgtccttgaaagcccagacttgaaccccatagaacatctgtagAGAGACCTGAATATGGGagttcacagacacttcccatccaatctgacagagcttgaAAGGTTCTGCCAGGacgaatgggataaactgcccaaatccaggtacACAAAGCTTGTTgtgacttacccaagaagactcaaagctatAATTGCTACCAAAGGGGCTACAAAGTACTCAGTTAAGGGCCTGATTACTTaaatgagagaaaatgagaaatttACTTTGTACACCAACCTTTAGATTTTTAACATATTAGAAATGTGGAAATGTTTCCACTTTGTGATTTTGGGTGTATAATTATTGAGTGTAAATTGTTAGGTTAAAATTGTGTAGgggtgaaggggtctgaatactttctgaagccactgtatcctGTATGTcaccttttaaaatgtatacttcattttattattattatttgggacCACAACCAATTACAGTACACGGTCAACCACACATGAATAATGGTAGTAATTACAAAGAGACAACATTGTGTGAACCAGAGCACAAAGTCTGACTCAAATCGTCAAAGAACAAAATGGACAAAGGAGAAAACCCAAATAGAATTGGTGCTCCTATAAAGGAAGTATTATCACTCAAGTCTTTATTACATGGACAAAACAACTGATTTGAGGACAAGAAATTGATTGTGAAATTCAGTTCCAcgaataataaaaaagattatCTTTTGATTGTCATCTATGTAATTATCCGTTCACCTACTTATGGCCTCCTCAACATCTTCCTAACCATCCATGGGGATACTATACTTACTATACTATACTTATACGTAGTAGtaacccccaaatacaccaaaaagcaGAAGTATCTGAGAGGCGTGTAGTCCAACCAGgcgctactggaacagggttaattcaacattttcttgtttatctgactcaaAAAGATATGTTTAACTGCTCCTCTGtgctaacagttcaacaaaaggaactgcaaatgtttgCCAAtactgtggcctgtatagccagAGGAACATTCTTGTATCTTGTAACAGCACTAGTGTATAGGTGCGTGACTACGGGGTGCTGGTATCCTATGTTATCAATGTCTGTAGGActctacacaatatatttaacaatttgcaatgcagaaatagaatggCAATGTGGAAAGATGTATTATAAATGGATATACGCGAATGGCGCACAGCAGGTtgtattagcgagtctcctcaaaccattccaagtttccctctatatacccagggtttacaggacaacagcaaataatcaaataaagagtcacaagatggctctaacaacaatggtcctgctgatgctatctctgtatgtctaacaaacctggttaacatttgtagcacagctggataCTGACTCACAGGTTTATTTCTCAAGATCTTTATCCTGCAAGCAGtatactacaccaccaatgacaccaaactatttcccacaacattagctacctaaagacaccaaacactgtatgtggtaAAACCATAATCAATCCAGTACTATTTCAACTTAAAACAGTTCTGGGAGCTTTCCACTGAGATGGCAGAATTGTGCAGAGGCAGTGCAATGATGGGAGCAAAGTCTTGAAGGTTGCTGTAACTATGTGTATCCTATGGTCAGTATGCTATGTCAGTTTGAATGGGAAGATGGGTGGAATCTGACCTACAGTAATTGTTGTGCAATTTGGACTACACCAGGAAGCCATGTTTGGGTGACAGTTTACTACTGTAATTGAATTTGTTGTGGATGGCTCCTTAAAGTATGGTTACACCCATGGTCCACATAGAAAGTAGTGAATTAAATTCACTGGCTGTCCCAGTTGGATTTGCATTGACCAGGCCTGTCAGCCTGCAACAGGGACAGTGAAGACCTTACATCATGTAATGGGACGATGAAAAGGTTTGCACTGTACCCAGTGGTGCCGTTTCAGTGTCATTTTCATGGCCAGAAAACAACCTGATATGGACTGTGCCATTATGGGGCAAATGCATCTTCTCCCACAAACACCTTGACCATAACTAATTCTCCCTCTGTGAACGTAGTTTCAGGCAGTGGATTGTGGATTGTGGTCATTTGCTTTGTCCGACTGTAGCTGTTTAAGATCCGCATCAGCTGGCGTGATCACTGGGTCAGTGGGCAGCTTCCAGATTACCTGTCTTCAGATCGTCAGGGCTGACACCTGTCGCTTTGGAGGGAGGAGCTTGCAACATAGTTAGTTCTGGCAGCATGTCAGTGTGTTCAGGCACTGCTGGGTTTGTTCTAATTGCAGCCAAGTCTCTTCATATagacttttgtttatttagcTGAGTTGATAGACAGGCTTCTCCATGCTGGAGGCCCATGAAACAATTCAGTCAAACATCCACATGATAGCTTGGCTTGCCCCATGATTTTGAACATAACATTatccatgttatttatttattttatgcttttttttcctcaatttttattaagggtgccaataattctagagcccacaGTATCTGCTCCATTCTTttgaattaaaggtacaatagttaaaacattgttacaagaccattgtaaatcccttcctatcattgaaaaaggttcactgacatgttgactcaccctttgcctgtgtttatagtcctgaaattcaggtttcaaaatatgcagttgacgggccagcacaaaacattgtatagcacaataattacaataattaaaactcattggttgaaaaaatggttctaattgccacagccaatggtgtttcaacgtcagcatgttCAAAGAGAatgggtgggataaacagtgttgcggtttgagTGAGTTTGCTGCTGAAATTCCTATTTTGCCATTAGAAGTGTgtaattacctattgtacctttaactcctATTATTATTAGAACAAAAGTGTTCCATAACTGGAAATCAGGTTATTAAAACATAACTGTACATAACTAACTAaactggagtttgcatgttctccctgtgtttgcgtgggtttcctccgggtactccggtttcctccatgcagcaagacatgcaggttaggcttatTGGAGAATCTacattgcctgtgggtatgagtgtatgagtgtatgagtgtgtgagtgaatggtgtctgccctgcgatggactggcgccctgtccagggtgtattcctgcctttcgcccaatgtatgctgggataggctgcagccccccagtgaccctgttcaggataagcgggttaagatatgatggatggatgttattgtacgatggatggatgtttcgtACTTTGTATGCATATCCTTAGCTTGAAGTCTGCAACCCATCACCAGGTACTGAGTAACTACTGTAATTTCTATATGGTGAAACCCAAATAAAAGATTTCCCAATATTGACTTGTGTATAAGAGTGATGATAAGAGCAAAGTGCATAAAGATACTCTTTAATAAGTATGAGAGTATTCAATTTAACTATCTGTgaactgtttgattacaaatcaaaaattgtagagtacagagccaaaataaagtatttatgccaaacattatggaggggaCTGAAACTGAACACTACCTTTCAACCATGTGGCACTTTAGAACTCAGCTGTACAGCAACCCTTTTGGAGGTAAATAATAGgtacaaatatttttgtcaattggctgaaaaatatattaaacatgtttttctttggAGGATCAATCACCATCAATCATCATTCACTAACCCAACCTTGACACCGTTTTTGCCCAACCTTGAAACCGTTTTTCTTTGCAGGTTGAATCTGGCTCCCATCAATTTTAGCAGAGATGTAGGAGTGAAGACAAATTTGATGACAGCCAACCCCACCCAGATAAAAAGAAGGTAAAGGCTGGTGTGTGGCTTGAAGCTTCATGAAAACAGATTAGATACAAACTTTTTACGCACTTTCCCTCCAATAGTTTTTACTCCGTGCCAGTAACATTgacagaaatatttaaaaaaacaagcaataaatatgaaagcagTCTGTAAATGGTGGAAATATATCTTGCTTGACACAATGGCTtgatgaaaaaaagtttttttggtaCCATTTTCCTCTGATTTATCCATTTGTCAATTTGTGCAGCCTATGCTCTTCTTCCTCATTTTAAACAATAATGAGCGAGCTCCACATCTAGCCTACATTTCCCTTATCAAATTCAACCCTTCATTCCTCACCTCCCTGCAGCTACCCAAACCTGAAGAAGCATCCCCAGCCCCTGGTAGACGACATGTCAAAGTACGGAGATGCAAGCCTTCTCATGCCTCCTTTCGCCTATAGATCCTGCACTAAGACTTCTTTCCAAGTTCACCAAGCCCTCCGTCCACTCTACCCTCAGCAGAAGGTAGTTTTCTTCAACCCTAACTACTTGCGGGATCTGCACCGTTACTGGCGGAGGAGGGGCCAGCGGGCACTCCGACTCTCCACAGGGTTAATGCTGGCGAGTGTAGCCCTGGAGCTGTGTGACGAGGTGCACCTTTATGGGTTCTGGCCCTTTAACTTTGACCTTTCCCTGAAGCAACTGTCCCATCACTACTATGACGACGTTGGACCCCGTCCTGGGGCACATTCTATGCCCCAGGAGTTCCTTCAACTACTGAACATGCACAGTAAGGGGGCAATAAACCTCCACGTTGGGAAATGCCAGTAAATCTGCCTGCATTCATAGACAGGAATATGATACTCTGGTTTAATCAACAGATCAACTATattactgaaaatgttttggtccatctaaagaaaaaagaaaaactcactTTTCAGTCTGTCTTTTATGCTCCTTTTATGGGATTTTAAAATGATAGCTACAGTTGGCCTACTGGCACAActaatgaaatattttgcaacaataaaacaaatatgaagacatacagtggtttcgtgtttcatttggcgtTTGCCTCTGCGGTAAGAATTTCGGCGGCCGGGAAAAATCATTCCGACAGTAGGGTCAGTCGTGTCGCATTTCGGACTGTAGATTGCCCAAaatccatagtggtttagggttgcttttcacacaatcagtaccaggtggcaaatgtgagggtATAGGGTGTATCTTCCACCGCAGCACTTAACCTACTTAGCACTAGCATCTTTTATACAAcgtttaaagatttaaatcgaTCATACAATGGGacttgccctgcgatggactggcgacctgtccagggtgtattcctgcctttcgcccaatgtatgctgggataggctccagcccccctgcgaccctgttcaggataagcgggttcagattatggatggatggatggatggatacagTGGGACTTGTTTTCATAAATGTGAACTACAAATCTAGTATTGAATCATCTCGGATAACTGCGCCATTTTTTGAAACTTCGGGCGCTTTATACGAAGCAATATATTTCGAACTCTCATAATGGAATCTATGTTGTCTTTTACTCGCAAATCAAACATAGCACCAGCGGTCaaaatgagagagaaactgGCAGATAAATTAAATTCGTAATAATAATTCGATGTACTTGATTTCTAATAATGCCAACACAGTGaaacattatattatttttcatgatttCTCATTCAATGCTTCAGTGTGGTGATATAAGAGAGCTAAATCGGACTGAATAAATGAATCGTCTACGTGTAATATACAACGTTACACTAAAAGTTATTgttgctgatgcatttataacaggCGGGGAATGCTTGAACACAGCGTTCCAACGGGCCCCAGCTGCACGAGTTGTACTCCAGTAAGGCTCACACTTTCTGCTTGCTCGTGACATGTGTCGAATCTATACTGTCATATAATCCACAAGTCAGTGATTTAAATTATGTCTGTGGTGGGAACATATAATTGTCGGGGTTTGGAGGTAGTTCCAGTGGTGGTCACCAGGgggctttattattttcacctgaccCTCATTAGTGCCGAGGGAGCCTACCTCCGGAAGGTATTTAATGACAGTCGGTCGACGCTTTACTGTTCGCTTATACCAAGTCGGTATGCACGCGGTAAGACTCTGAGCCTTATTGAGTCAGGTGTCGGGCAGGTTCGGGTTTCAGCctcatttacaaaacaaaacaaaacaaaacaaaaagaaaaggtaaggaagacgCTCAGCctgttggtgctgtgtgcacgCCTTGCCAaaagctgaagcagtatacatttaaacacaattgttgccgcgaggcattccagcctacgaatttaatttaaagtaaatcaggcaaaaatctggagaaaaaaaaaattaactcatATTTGGCTACTTGGCTacacaataaggtttccatgtatttacagcacagcgcacgtccaatgaatgaattaaagcggctgccttgactcgcaataaacagacgggtggaaatcccgacactctttcaactacataaaacttaacagtgaaccatcaaatacccccagatttcagtgc encodes:
- the LOC133123423 gene encoding alpha-2,8-sialyltransferase 8F-like, giving the protein MVHQAPRSIDVEQAGDWGQTPLASIYDAAKSLWYTILGELLQSDSNSKRKNITFANDMKELMSCPWETNITQKERYRVELYACCNATEDLILTTQNTVLNQTITYDGVQLTRLVDNSLLEMLPKRTPWRTGGQLGRCSVVGNSGILKNSRCGSKINRADFVIRLNLAPINFSRDVGVKTNLMTANPTQIKRSYPNLKKHPQPLVDDMSKYGDASLLMPPFAYRSCTKTSFQVHQALRPLYPQQKVVFFNPNYLRDLHRYWRRRGQRALRLSTGLMLASVALELCDEVHLYGFWPFNFDLSLKQLSHHYYDDVGPRPGAHSMPQEFLQLLNMHSKGAINLHVGKCQ